A region of the Vanrija pseudolonga chromosome 2, complete sequence genome:
GGCCGCACACCACGCCACAAGCCACCGAAACCCGAAGCGAAGGGGACATGTGACTTTGGGAGAAGAAGGAAaagatgtcgtcggcgttgctAACGACTGCTGACAACGAGAGTCGACGGTCGACTCGTGGCGACAGCGTCACGAGCGCCGGCCACGGAAAGCGGAATCAGCACGTCCTCTGCACCTGCACCACGACGCTTGATTGATCATACTCTTACAAGCACAGGATATAGCGCACCCCGtcccaccccgccccgcctcaccccgctcgcctcgcaggctgacgacgcggcgactCGCCGCACCTGATAAGATCCAGACTGGCCCAACGCCACGTTGACCACGTGGCACACGTGGCAATTTCTGGAGCCCCGGCTCGATTTTGCGGTCTCACGCCGCTCATGACGTCGAAGGCGGCCTtatcgacctcgtcgagacTCGTGTTTGTTGTGGACATGCGCCGATAAGCAGGCGGTGATGAGCAAGCATGCGGCGCGAGCGTAGCGAGCGCGGTGGGAGGTGTGTGGGGGTTGTAGGAGGGGTGGGACGGTCGCGAGGGGTATAAGAGGGCGTCCCAGTAGCCCGACTTTCTCACCACCACTCACTTCCAACTCTTCTCATTCCGCACACCATAACCACACAACCAGCTCAACTCGACAACATGTCCGCCATCACCCCCCAGtccgagcgcgaggcccacggctggcccgccgccccgcgcgacctcgccgtcctggTGAAGGGCACGGCGCCGGGCAAGGCGTACACTGCCGCGGACTTTGTCGtgcccgacacgccgctcgccaaggcggtGGAGAAGTACGCCAAGGACAACCTCCCGAGCCAGACCTTCAGCCACTCGCACAGGGTGTACCTTTACTCCAAGGCGATCCTGGCGCAGCACTTCCCTggtgagcgcgccgccgcccatggcgctggctggctgtgtGCACGCCTGCTGACTCGCGCAGACTGGAAGCTCACCGACGAGACCCTCTTCCTGACGTGCATGCTGCACGACATCGGGACCTCGGCCCACGCGCACCGCGACACGCTCATGTCGTTCGAGTTCTACGGCGGCTTCCTGGCGCTCAACCTGATCCAGGAGCACGGCGGGGCCAAGGCGCAGGCCGAGAGCGTGTGCGAGTGCGTTATCCGGCACCAGGACCTCGGGACGACGGGCACGCAGACGCAGCTCGGGGCCGTGATCCAGCTCGCGACCGTGTTCGACAACGCGGGGCTCAACCCCAGCCtcgtggcgacggcgacgatcGAAAGCGTCGTCAAGGCGTGGCCCCGCGACGGGTGGAGCGCGTGCTTTGCGGAGaatgtcgccgaggagattgagctCAAGCCGTGGTGCCACTCGACTGTGAGTGCGTTGTGGGGTACAAGGCTGACACGGGTAGCATATCGAGAACTTTTCCGGCCTCATCATGGCCAACAAGCTCATGGAGCCGTACGACGCCAAGCTTTGAGGGGAGGtagcgaggcgggcgaggcgaggcggggcgaCGAAAGGATTGTTTCGAGGATCGATGGGGTTGATGTTGTTGATGAATGTCATGAGGCGACAGCTGCAATTGTCCGGTTGACAAGGCTTGTCCGACTGACACTCTGACCAGAGGCGGACGAGCACTGGTCCCCAAAGAGGATCCTTGCGATGCCTGGCCGCTGAAATCGCCACGTCTGTCTGCCTCACTCGCCAACCGCAaccctcgaggccgccgcgcctcagTTCAGTCTCGCCGGTGCCTCATCCTGCCCATCGTCTCGGTTGCCCCGCATCAACCCCATCTGGGCAGCTCATATCAGCTGCTTCTCATGCTTGGCAAGCTGCGCCGAGCAATGCTCCACGAAGCAAGTGGAATGACCGGGCCGAAAGATTACGACGGGGAAACCTTGCCCACGTCCGTCATCTTGGCCTCGCGAACGTCTCGgtctcgccgacgagacgacaaAGTCGTGTTCACTCTTGACAACACTGCCTTCCTTCATCCGGTCGGCCGCCAGATAACCCGGTTCCTCTCTTCGGTCTATCTCACCCCAGATGAAGCTGCTTGGGGCTGCTGTTTGGGGCCGATGTCGGACGATACCGAAGATGTTGAATATCTCCATCTGTTGTCGTACGCGCCGTCCACCTTTCGGCCAAGCTGCCACAACACCGTCTTCCTTTGACCGCAAGGAACAGCCGGAAGAGATAGGCACAGCACGCCCCTCAGTTGTTGAACGCGACTGCGTGCTGCTGTGCCGGTGTCGGATTTGTGATCACCGTTTCGAGGATGTCAGGTGGTGTGTGTTGTTGCTCTGACATGTTGTTGTGCTTGCCGACGCTTCCATGCAACGAACAACCTTGCTTTCGCCTTGGTTTCACCGTTGTTGAGCTGCACTGCATGCATCCACCTGCTCTGCTCGTTgcaagcacgcacgcacgtacGCAagagtgctgctgcttgacGACACTGTGGGGTTGAGGAGATCATGTGGCCAGTGTTTCGTTCCAAGGAACGAACTTTTCGGCCTTGGAACGAGTTGCGACGACATGCCGGCGCCACTCAACTCACTCGCGCGCACAACGTGGCTTTGCCATGTGTCACCCATGCATATGTAGCTGGGAATAGACGTGATCCGCTGGGTGaacacgacctcggccgccccgTGGCGTACAATTGCATGCATAGTGTGCTGCTCCGAGACCGCCGTCAGGCCTGGCCTCGTCGATGGCCGCGGCAGTCAATTGGTATTCTATTCATCGGGAGGCAGAAAGGCAGGGAGCAGGGAGCAGTCAGCCGGCAGCGATCTCCGAAGGAAGTAGTAAGCAGTCAGGCTTGCTCGAGGCAGGCACCTCCGTTCCATCGTTCGTAATGGTGCTACTACTGTCAGCTtagcgcggcggtggcagccGCGTGACGAGGCTGTACGTATTCAGCTTGAATTGACGGGACAACCAAGGCGGATGGACGTGTTAGTGTGTGCGAGCAACGAGCGAGACGGCGAGACGGCAGCGCGCTGGACTGACTGAACAAGAGAACTGGGTCTGGCCAGATGCATAAAAAGGCAAGCtagaggtcgtcgaggtgagacaccaccccaccccacacctccacccaccatggccaACGACACCACAGCCGAAAGCACccccgcgtccgccgcgacCGAGACGGTGCCGttcgcgcacgtcgacgactgggATATCCCGGGCACCGAGGTGATGCGCGACCATGACGGGCTGCACTTCCAGCGAGATGGCGGGCAGGTGTGAGTGCGGCGGTGTGCTAGCTGGATCctgctgacgccgcgccaggCTCGTGCCCCAGCCGACGCTCAACCCACACGACCCGCTCAACTGGAGCCTCAAGTGGAAGGGTGAGTCACCCACCATCTATCTACCCAGTCAAGCTCCGCAGCGCTCGTGACCGCCGCCCAGGCAATCTTCACGTTCATCGCCGTGTCCACCTGCCTCTCCCTCGCGCCGATGAACGGCATCCTCGCGCAGCTATGGGTCAAGAACCCAACCGACACGGGCATGCTGACGGGCGCGCTGGTCATCGCGCTCGCCTTCTCCAACCTCATCATCGTGCCGTGCTCCAACATCTTCGGGCGGCGCATCACGACcatcgcgacgacggcgctgtCCTTCTTCCTGTCCATCTGGGAGGCGAAAGCAACCAGCTACCGCTCgttcctcgcctcgcgcatcATGACTGGGCTCGCGATCGCAGGGTGCCAGAGCTTGATGGTCCAGGTGATCGCAGATCTGTACTTTATCCACCAGCGCGGACGCCTCATGGGCCTGTACTTGTGAGCAATAATGTGGCGTAGAAGGCTTTCGACCCTCACTTAGGCTCGCTCGTTCCCGGTGGCTGACGCCACGCTCCTACTTACGCAGCACCGTGTTTTTCCTCGGCCTCTTCATCGGCCCCGTCATCAGCGGCAACatggcgtcgtcgtacgGCTGGCGCTCCTTCTTCTGGCTCACGttcgcgctgctcggcttTGCAGTGATTGCGCTGGTGCTCGGCGGGCCCGAgacgcgctggcggcgcggcggcgcagcgggtgctgcggcggccgaaCACACGCCAGAGGAGCACACGTCGGACAAGGAGGCGCACACGCCCGGCATCACCGACAcggacgtcgagggcggcggcggcgtgcgctccctcgtcggcaagggATACCCGTCCAAGCAGCAGTGGAAGCTGTGGCAGCCGCTCGACGCAGACTGGCGCCAGACACTCTGGTCCGACCTCGTGTCCCCGCTCCCCAAGTTCTTCAATCCCATCCTCCTCTGGGTGGGGGTGACGCTCGCCGGAGTCCCCGCGTGCCTGCTCTTCTGGAACCTGACAGAGGAGGCCATgctcgccggctcgccgTACAACTTTAGCCCAAGCGCCATGGGCTACACCAACTTTGCGTTtgttgtcggcggcctgTTTGGGCTGGCGACTGCTGGCCCACTGACAGACTACGTGTCGAACAAAATGACGGAGCGGAACaacggcgtgcgcgaggccgagttcCGCCTGCCGGCCCTCATCCCCTTCGTGGCCTTCATGACCGTCTCgtacgccgtcggcgcggtcggctTCGAGAAGCACTGGCACTGGCCCATCATGGTCGTCGTGGGGTACGGCTTCACCGGCGTGACAGTCACCACCATCCCAGCGATCGTGATCGCCTACGCCGTCGACTGCTACACCCCAGTGGCGGGGGACATCATGATCGTCGCCTCGGTGTGGAAGGATGTGTACGGGGTGAGTGAGCACGCTAAGGCTCTTGCTAATGCCTAGTTTGCCATGTCGTACTGGGTCTTCCCGCTTATCGCACGCAAGGGCATCCTCACAACAGCCATGGTCCAGTTCTCCATTGCCGCGTTCCCAATGGTCCTGGCCGTCCCGCTCTACTTTTACGGCAAGACGCTCAGGCGCTGGACGCGCGGGTCCGCGTGGCACAAGCACAAGTGAGAGAGAGGGGCGAGGTTGGTTCtacggctcgggcgcgcgctCTGTATTAATTGCCTCCTGAATGGCATGTCGCCGGTTGCGAGGTTGCGAGCGCGAACGGCGCACTAGTGAGCGGGTCAGCTGTGGCTGACAGGGAGGGGGGAATCGAtctggctcgcggcgccggagcTGACCCGGAAGCGGTGGGCCCGGGGTGGGTGACAGTCCAACCAGGCTACTACCAACAGCCGCGGCTACAACTCTGTTTTCGAGCACGTTGGTTTCCGCGACGAGGGGAGCTTGTGTGTCCCGTCGACCGTACCGTACCGTCAGGCGTGACGGATGACGGACGTGGTGACTGCCGTCTTTGAATCAATCGCGGCTGACTGCCATCCATGTgccgtgccgcggcgccgagagtACACCCGAGCGCGCTACCGCCGTGCTCCACCGCGATCCGAgaccgcgccgagacgctacgctcggctcggctcggctcggcgcagTCGCTGGCCCGCTGGCTCGAGACTCGCTGGAACCAAACCGTTGCGGGCACGCAGTAGCGCGCGCCCAGCCGCGGCAGGGACGTCTTGTAACAGTAGCAGAGTTCactggccgtcgtcgtcgcccagcgTCCCGTGTCAGCGCGGCGTCCCGCGTCGTCTGTCGTCTCGTCGGTGTACCTTGCCGGTGACGACGCGAACATGACAGCATAGGCGCCGGGGGAGGCACCTACATATGTACAGATCGTTGGTTTTGATCAGTgcccgctggctggctagctCGGGCTACACGCGCTTGGCACGCGCGGCTATGTagcgcgctgcgctgccgccgcgctgaggTGTCGTCCTTCCTGCTGCCCCATTCGCCAGCCGCGGCTGATATCGGACGGTCGAGTgagtgagcagcagcacgaccgGGGACCGGGGCCTGGCCTTGTTACTGCTGCGGAAAGGAGACGTTTTCGCGATGTACAGCCGAGCAgcgtgctggtggtggctgggTGCGTGCAGACGTGCCTCTGGCTTTGTGCTGCTTGCCTTGGGGACGAGGGACGGGTGTAGACGGCAtccatcatcgtcgtcgggcagACGTCGGCAACCCAAATTCTTTCTGCGGTGTACTGTCAGCGGCGCACGGCGAGAGTGAGTGGACGGGCAACGACGGACGGACACGTCGGCTGCACGCTTGCACGCTTGCTCACTTCGCTCCGATCTAcagcccccccccccgtcatccagctgcggcgccgtcggccgtgCAGCTGCTTCCCTGTGCGTCCCTGGAGCACATGTCCACCCAAATTGCGGCAatggcgccgtcggccaaTGGCGGCCGGCCGTCTGACGTCAGGAGCGCAAAGAGGCACACTGGATCCACTGCAAACCCTTGGCATGTTCGTCCTTGCTTTCAGCTTTTCGATCTGGCCACGGCCATGACGACTGGGTGAGGCCTGCGCGGTTTGCGCTCGCTTGGTCGGTTTGAGGCCATGCCGCTGTGCCCGGCGGACCTCTCCAtccctctcctcgtcgtcgaggcgcggtCGTTTCCGTTCAGTCAGCTGAGCTGCTCCGCTCCCTGGCATGTTCGCTCTCTCGCGCGAGCAagcagcgtcggcggggccgaggcgcgtCTACGACCGAAACGCTGGGGCCAAGCATCGGAGGAGGCACTGGCagctgcgtcgtcgttcgTTGTTGTCTGGCAACAGGGCATCCTCTTGACCCTGCTCTCTGCCCAGCTTAATAATAGCCATGCTCGCTGCGACAGAGAGAACCTCCTTCCATTCCCACCCTCGAAACGGCCCTACatcgcctgcctgcctgccttgccACTGATTGCGGACTCCTCTGCGGGGGTACACGACCTGCATCCCGCCTCGCACTCggccaccccacccacagcCCTCCCCCattgcctgcctgcctgcctgcctcgcaACTTTTAACCCCTTCCTGATCAACTCTCGTCCACGCCATCcactcccaccaccaccgccagcaccatgTCGTCCCAGCAGCCACAGGCTAGCTCGAGCAAGAAGGCGCTCACGCTCTGTCTCTTCCAGTCGATGGCGGGCGTCATCTTCGGATGGGGCAACTCGTCTGGTTCGGGCCTGGTGAGTTGTGGCGGCCACAGTGGCACCAGTGCCAGCCGGCACCAGCTAACCAGCCCCAAAGTTCAACATGCACGCCTACAAGCGCCGCTTTGGAACTGAGCAGCACAACGGCGAGTGGGCTCTGTCCACCATGCGCCAGTCGTCCTTCACCGGTCTCCTGTGTCTCGGTGCACTTGTCGGAGCCGTCTCCGCCGGTGCCATCTCGGAAAGGGTAAGCCTGCTGCCATCTCCCCCcctcactcacaccaccaGATCGGCCTCCGTGTCACCTGTATCGCCTTTATCGTCCTCCACATGATCGGATCCGCCATCGAGACCTCTGCCATCAACTTCAAGCAGGTCTACTGTGCTCGtgttctcctcggcctcggtatCGGCGCCACGTCGGGCCTCGTGCCAGTGTaccaggccgaggctgcgccTCCCCGCTGGCGAGGCCTCGTTACTGGCTCGTACCAGGTGTGCGTGACCCTCGGTATCTGGGGCGTGGCCATGTGCTCGTGGGGCATGAGCCACTACATGGGCAACGTGTCGTGGGAGCTCACTGTCGGCCTCGCGATGGCGtacgacctcggcctgctcaTCGGTTTCTCGCTCCTCCCCGAGTCGCCCCGCTTCCTCGCAAAGAAGGGCAAGTGGGACCAGTGCCGCAAGAACCTCGCCAACTTCCGCTCCCTCCCCATCGACCATCCGGCCATCGAAAACGAAATGGAGATCATCAGGCAGAAGAcagccgaggacgccgcaCGCGGTAACCCTACCTGGGCCGAGTGCTTCTCCACCCGCGACCGTATCCTGTGGCGTGTCATGATCGGCGTGTTTGTCCAGGTCGGCCAGCAGCTCACGGGTATCaacttcttcttctcgtaCGGCCAGCAGttcgccgccacggccggcATCCACAACCCCTACATCTTCCAGATCATCCTCGCGTCCGTCAACGTCGCCTTTGGCTTTGTCGGCATGATCGCCGTCGAGAAGGCTGGTCGTCGCCcagtcctcctcgtcggcggcacctGCATGTTCATTGGCCAGATTGTCGTCGGCTCCGTGTCCAAGGCGCACCCGCACTCCAAGCAGGCCGGCGACGTCCTTATCGCGTTCACGTGTCTCTTCATCGCCGCGTTCGCCGCGTCGTGGGGTCCCGTCGCGTGGGTCGTCTGCGGTGAGACCTTCCCCATCCGCCTCGCCAACCGCTGTGTGACCATGGGCACCGGTGCCAACTGGCTCATGTCGCTCGTCATCGCGTTCGCCGCCCCCCAGATCCAGAACAAGATCGGTACCGGCATCTGCTTTGTGTGGGCTggctgcctcctcctcgacctgctctTCTGCTTCTTCTGCAtccccgagaccaagggTCTGACgatcgacgagatcgacgccCTCTACCTCTCCAAAACGCCAGCCTTCCTCTCGTCCAAGTTTGTCGccaagcagcaggccgagcaggcccgCATCGAGGAGAAGccccacgcccagcagcgcgaggtccagcccgccgccggcgccgagccctcgtcgtccaacGCCTCGGTCCACACCGTTATTGGCGAGGGCGCCCCCGCAGCCAAGAAGGAGCGTCGCTCAGAGGAGGTGTAAGCAAGCACACACAAGCATCACGTCATATCCATCATACCCCTAATGATACCCACCAATGCATAATGTACATGGCGACGTCACTCTTCGCTTGTCTGGGGCAGGGCCTTGCcctggggctggggctccCGCACCAAGAACCGGAACGTGTAGCTGCCCCACTTCTTGCCCTCGTGTGCCTTTGTCGCGTACGCGTCCAGGTCGACAgtgacggcgttgacgaccTTGTAGCCGTGCTTTTCgaacgcgcgcacgccgcctgcGTGGTCGCTCAGGTGGACCCACGAGCGCGCTCCGTACCTGTCCGCCtgggccgccgcccagccgaTCATGGCCGAGCCGGCCCCACGGGCCTGCGTGGCGGGGTCGACCGAGATACCGGTACAGAAGAAGCTCTGGGTCGTCGCGTTGGCGCGCGCTGCCAGCCCGTTCATGTGCCCCGAGGTGATGTTGCGCATCTGTTCCAACGGAGGGTCGGACGCGCGTACCGGGTGGTCGGGGTGGGACACGGGGGCGTCGAGGGGAGGTACTGACGGGTCGGGGTCACGCGGCTAACGAGTCAGCTGAGCAACAGCAAGGAGGTGACAGGAGACGCAGACGCGCCCCAACTTACCTTGCTCAAGCGCCAGTTCGAGTACCCCACCATCTTGCCGCTGGAATCAACAATCTTGATCATCTGCACCGCGGGGTCGGAGAGGAGATGCTCGAGGTATTCGACAGGCTCGAGCTCCGACCCGAGGTCTGTCACGCCCTTCTCGTGCATCTTCATCcgtgtgtgcgtgtcgtGCTCGAAGGCCGCCTGACCGATCTCGCTCAGGCGAGGGAGGTCGGCTCGCGTAAGCTTTTCGATCGTGTATcctgcgggggtgggggcgggggcggccaTGGTGCGTCGACTTGGTGGTGTGTGCGTTTCGGAGTCACCTTACACCTCCTTTATACGTCCCTTCGGCCCCGAGTTGATGTCGGCGAGCGTTGTTGTATCGAGTCGCTTCGGCATGGTGGTTGCCCGTCGCCCGCTGCACCACGCGGTGTAATCTCGGGGTGGAGGTGTTATGTAAGGGTAGGCTCCACCCtctcggcttcggcgtccggcccgccgaggcggatCCGCAGTCGCAGTGCCTCGAACAGAGGCACACATGAATGGGTGCCAGCGACAGGACGCGCAGAATGCGAGACGCGCGAGGAACAAGCCGCGGAGCGTCGGCGCGTAGGGCAGGTGGAGGCCGTGAACGGACTACTTGGACCAACCGTTGTGGGCCCCAGACACCCGACATTCCGGCGCACTTCATCTGGCCGCGGGCCGCTCGCTGTCCACGCTATACAACTCTAGCTCCCACCGCGCCTCTCGCAGCAccacgccctcgcgcagctctGACACAACACGTCCACTTCGCCGGAATG
Encoded here:
- the CAH gene encoding Cyanamide hydratase is translated as MSAITPQSEREAHGWPAAPRDLAVLVKGTAPGKAYTAADFVVPDTPLAKAVEKYAKDNLPSQTFSHSHRVYLYSKAILAQHFPDWKLTDETLFLTCMLHDIGTSAHAHRDTLMSFEFYGGFLALNLIQEHGGAKAQAESVCECVIRHQDLGTTGTQTQLGAVIQLATVFDNAGLNPSLVATATIESVVKAWPRDGWSACFAENVAEEIELKPWCHSTHIENFSGLIMANKLMEPYDAKL
- the HOL1 gene encoding Protein HOL1, which codes for MANDTTAESTPASAATETVPFAHVDDWDIPGTEVMRDHDGLHFQRDGGQVLVPQPTLNPHDPLNWSLKWKALVTAAQAIFTFIAVSTCLSLAPMNGILAQLWVKNPTDTGMLTGALVIALAFSNLIIVPCSNIFGRRITTIATTALSFFLSIWEAKATSYRSFLASRIMTGLAIAGCQSLMVQVIADLYFIHQRGRLMGLYFTVFFLGLFIGPVISGNMASSYGWRSFFWLTFALLGFAVIALVLGGPETRWRRGGAAGAAAAEHTPEEHTSDKEAHTPGITDTDVEGGGGVRSLVGKGYPSKQQWKLWQPLDADWRQTLWSDLVSPLPKFFNPILLWVGVTLAGVPACLLFWNLTEEAMLAGSPYNFSPSAMGYTNFAFVVGGLFGLATAGPLTDYVSNKMTERNNGVREAEFRLPALIPFVAFMTVSYAVGAVGFEKHWHWPIMVVVGYGFTGVTVTTIPAIVIAYAVDCYTPVAGDIMIVASVWKDVYGFAMSYWVFPLIARKGILTTAMVQFSIAAFPMVLAVPLYFYGKTLRRWTRGSAWHKHK
- the HXT2_1 gene encoding High-affinity glucose transporter HXT2, which codes for MSSQQPQASSSKKALTLCLFQSMAGVIFGWGNSSGSGLFNMHAYKRRFGTEQHNGEWALSTMRQSSFTGLLCLGALVGAVSAGAISERIGLRVTCIAFIVLHMIGSAIETSAINFKQVYCARVLLGLGIGATSGLVPVYQAEAAPPRWRGLVTGSYQVCVTLGIWGVAMCSWGMSHYMGNVSWELTVGLAMAYDLGLLIGFSLLPESPRFLAKKGKWDQCRKNLANFRSLPIDHPAIENEMEIIRQKTAEDAARGNPTWAECFSTRDRILWRVMIGVFVQVGQQLTGINFFFSYGQQFAATAGIHNPYIFQIILASVNVAFGFVGMIAVEKAGRRPVLLVGGTCMFIGQIVVGSVSKAHPHSKQAGDVLIAFTCLFIAAFAASWGPVAWVVCGETFPIRLANRCVTMGTGANWLMSLVIAFAAPQIQNKIGTGICFVWAGCLLLDLLFCFFCIPETKGLTIDEIDALYLSKTPAFLSSKFVAKQQAEQARIEEKPHAQQREVQPAAGAEPSSSNASVHTVIGEGAPAAKKERRSEEV